The DNA sequence CCGCTCGTCTCGTAGTACTCGCGCGGCAGCAGCGCGGGGAGCAGCACCTCCTGGCCGCCGATGCGGCCCATCTCCTCGCGGATCACCGCGGCGACGTTCTCCAGCACGATCTTGCCCAGCGGCATCCAGGAGTAGACGCCGGGGGCCGCGCGGCGCACGTAGCCACCGCGCACCATCAGCTTGTGGCTCGGCACCTCGGCGTCCGCCGGGTCCTCGCGCAGGGTGCGCAGGAACAGGGTCGACATCCGCAGCACGGCCACTCCTCAAGTCAAGTCAGATGCACGACGTCCGCCTCGCCAGGTCGGCTCCGCGGCCTCGCGGGTCCGCGGGGCGCGGATCGGAGCGTCCGCGGAGACGCCGCTCGCCCGCCGCGGGGCGACACGTGAGAGGGGTTCCAGGCTAGCGGTCGGCGGCGGTGCCTGGGCACGCCGCGGGCCTGCTGTTCGGTACGGACAGGCCGGTGTCCGACATGGCCATGAGCCGTGGGTCCGGTGGGAGCGCCGGTGACCGGTGGGGCGGCTCAGTTCCGCTGGGCGGCCTTGCTGGTCTGCCGGGCAGACCAACAAGGCCGCGCAGCAAACCGCGGGCCGGGCTCCCGCATCGGGGTCTGACCTCGCGGAGCCGCCGGTCTGCGCGGCGAGGGCCGCTGCGGGGTCGTACCGTTGGTCCTGCGTCGGTCGCGGAACGGGCGGCAGGCGAGGGCACACGATCGGCGGGAGCGTATGACGGCGCACGGCAGCGGCACGGGAACGCGGCACCCCGAAGTGGAGCTGATGCGCGACGCCGACCGCCCCGACTCGTGGCTGCTGCTGGTCGACGGCACCCCGCAGTCGCACGTGGACCTGTCCGACCCCGCCTACCTGGATTTCGAGTACGTCCAGCGGATCGGGCACGCCGTCGATCTGGCCGCGCCGTCCGGCGAGCGGATCCGGGCGCTGCACCTGGGAGCGGGCGCCCTGACGCTGGCCCGCTACATCGCGGCCACGCGTCCAGGATCGCGCCAGCGTGCGGTGGACGACAATCCGCGGCTGATCGAGCTCGTCCGGGAGTCGCTGCCGTGGGACCGCCGCGCCGACCTGCGGGTCGCCGTCGGCGACGCCCGCACGTGGCTGACCGAGCGGCGCGCCGGCAGCGCGGATGTGATCGTGTCCGACGTCTTCGCGGGCGCGCAGACGCCGGCGGCGCTCACCTCGGTGGAGTTCTTCGCCGAAGCCGACCGGGTGCTCGACGCCGGCGGGGTGTGCGCGGCCAACGTGGGCGACGGCCGCCGGCTGCGCCATGTGCGCGCGCAGGCGGCGACGCTGGCGGCGGTCTTCGCCCATACCGTGCTGATCGCCGCGCCGGGCGTGCTCCGGGGCCGCCGGTTCGGCAACTTCGTGCTGCTGGGTTCGCAGCGGCCGCTGCCCGAGGACGAGCTCACCCGCCGAGCGCACCGCGACCCCGACATGGCCCGGGTCCTGGCCGGGGAGGTGCTGGAGCGCTTCGTCGCAGGCGCCGCCCCGGTCCACGACGCGGCGGCCAAGGACTCACCCGCGCCGCCGGACGACGTCTTCGCACGCTGAGCGCGGCGATCGCGCACAGTCGTCGGCGGCCGCGGGCCGGCTCTCCCCGGTCAGTCGGGCAGTTCGTGGTCCAGCAGGCGGGAGAACTCCGCGGTCTGGCGGATGCCCACGCCCCCGCCGGGGTCGGGCTGGGCGTCCATCCCGCTGACCCGCCCGTTGCGCCACCACACGAGCTGGTCGGTGACGGGTTCGCCGTCCTGCCGCAGGCTCTGGAAGGTCTGGTAGAGGAACGGCAGCAGCGCGACCGAGCGTTTGCTGCGCAGCACCGCGAACAGCATCGTGTTAGGCGAGGGCAGCATCACCACCGCGCCGTAGGGCAAGGGCTCCGGGACGATGTCGACCAGCCGCATCACATGGGCCGAGCCGGGCCAGCTGACGCCGTGCAGCACGTGCACGGGGGTGTCGGCACCGGTCTGGAGGGTCTGCAGGTCATGGCTCTCGTAGGCGAGGTTGCGCAGGGCGGTGAACCACAGGTCCCGCTTGCCGACCCCCCATGCCTGCGTGTGGCGGACGTCCAGCACGGCCGCCTCGTAGGTCTGCGGGTCGGTCCGATAGCACAGCAGCGCGGTCAGCCGCGGATTGATCGAGTACGCCAGCTTGTCCGATCCCAGGCCCGCGGGGTCGCCCGTGAGGACGATGCGCAGACGGGGCTGCGCGGCGGAGTAGGGCTCGGTGAGCAGGCGGCTGTGCACTTCGGCGGGCGGGACGGGGTGCCCGTGGGGGTGGTAGGGGACGTTCATCTCAGGTTCGGTCGCTCCTGGCTGGCTGCGTGCGGCGCGCTGGGCGTCGGGCGGGTGTCCGCGGCGGGCGCCGGCGGCCGGGCCGGTCGCCACCGGGCGGGGACTCGGCCCGGGTGGGCACCGACGTTGTGCGGCAGTATCCCACTCGCCCGCCTGAAGGCGTCCCCGCACGGCAGCAGCGCCCCGGCGCACTGCCGGGGCCGGCTATGCGCTAGCGTGACGACCATGCGGCACCTGAGACGACGCTTCGTCACTCCCCCTCCTCCGGCCTGAGGAGGGCGTCCGACGCGCACCCGCGACCGGGGGCGCGTCCCATTCGCGTGAGCGCGGCCCCGCCGCTTGCCCCGCGCCGAGACGCCCCGCGCCGACGAACCGTGGCCATCCATGTCGACGCCGGAGTGCCGTGCCGTGTCCGATTTCCTGTCCGATTCCTGCGCTTCTTCCGACTCCGCCTCTTCCGCTTCGCACGCCGATGTGAACCGCTCGCCCGCACCTGAGAACCGGACCGCCCCTTCCGCAGAGTCCGCCTCCTTCGCCGCGGGGCGGCAAGGACCGCGGCGGGAGCACTCCGCGGGCACCGGGCGCGGATTCGCGCTGCTGGTGACCGCGGGCCTGCTGTGGGGCACCAGCGGGATCGCCGGCCACGGCCTGCAGGCGGCCGGTGTGCCCGTGCTGGGCATCGCCTGCTACCGGCTGCTGTTCGCCGGTGTGGTGATCGGCGGCTTCCTCGCCTTGTCGGGGCGGCTGGCGCGCCTGCCGCGCTCGCGCCCCCTGATGGTCCGGCTGCTGGTCAACGGCGTGCTGCACGCGGTCTTCCAGTGCTGCTACTTCGCCTCGCTGACGCTGATCCCCGTCGGGCTGGCGACCCTGGTCAAGATCGGCAGCGTCCCGGTCTTCGTGGCGGTGGGGATCTGCCTGCTGTCGCGCCGCGCCCCCACCGCGCGGTTGGCGGTCTCGGTGCTGCTGGCCGTGGCGGGGATGGCGCTGCTCGTGGGCTTCCCGGCGACCGATGCGAGCGGCACCGAACTGGCGCTGGGCATGGCGTTCGCGCTCGGCGCGGGACTGACCTTCTCAGTGATGACGCTGGTCAACCGCTCACCCGTGCCCGGCCTGGACCCGCTGGCCAACGCCGGGACGGGACTGCTGATCGGCGGTGTGCTGCTGCTGCCGCTCGGGCTGGCCGCGGGCATGGCGGTGCCGATGGCTCCCGGCCCGCTGGCCACGCTGGCCTATCTAGGCCTGGTCCCCACCGTGCTGGCCTACCTCGCCTACTTCGGCGGCGTGAGCCGCTCCTCCGACGCGGGTGCGGCCGTGGGCACGCTCGCCGAGCCGCTGACCGCGGCGCTGCTGTCGATGGCGCTGCTGGACGAGGAGATGACGCCGCTCGGCGCCGCCGGGGCCGTACTCCTGACGGCGGCGATGGCGACCGACTACACAGCGGGGGTGCTGGACCGGCTGCGGAAGCGGAGGCGGCGCCGCGGGCGCTGACCGAACACGCCGTACGCCTCCGGGCGTAGGCGCGCCGCAGGTCGAGCCTCCCGACGGACGACGGGCGCCGGCGGCCACGGCGCGTACGGTCGTCGGTGTGCTGTCTGGAATCCGTCCGCGCCGCGGCGACGCGATCGTCGCGGCGGCGACGGCCGTGCTGGTCGTCTGCTCCACGATGGTGGCCCAGTCGTGGCCGGGCGCGCCGCCCGCCGAGCGGCCGCTGCTGCCGTGGGGGCTGCTGCTCGTGACGGCGGCGGTGGCCCCGCTGGCCTGGCGCAGCAGGTACCCGGTCGCCGTCGCAGTCGTGTGCACCCTGGCGTCCACCGTGTACTACCCGCTGGGCTTCCCCGACGGGGGGATCGGCCTGGCCGGTGTCATCGCCCTGTTCGGCGTGGCGGCCGACGGTTACCGGTGGCAGGCCTGGGGGCTGGGGCTGGCGCAGTTTCTGGTGCTGCACGTCTGGGAGGCCGTGGTCCTGGGCGCCCCGCGGCTCGGACCGGCCCTGGTCATGCTGGAGCTGGTGCTGGTCGTGCTGGTCACCGCCGAGGTGGTGCGCCGCCGCCGCGAGTACCGCAACCTGGCACGCGAGCGCGCGGTGGAAGCTGCTCGCACCCGCGAGGAGGCGGTCCAGCGGCGCGCGTCGGAGGAGCGCGTGCAACTCGCCAGGGAGGTGCACGACGCCGTCGCGCACAGCATCTCGCTGATCAACGTGCAGGCCGGCACCGCGCTCTACCTGATCGACTCCGAGCCCGAGCGCGCCGCCGAGGCACTGGCCACCATCAAGCGGACCAGCAGGGACACCCTGCAGGAACTGCGCGCCACGCTGAACGTGCTGCGCTCCGTGGACGAACAGGCGCCGCGCTCCCCCGCACCGGGACTCGACCGCATCGAGGAACTGGCCGAGGGCACCCGCGGTGCCGGGCTGGAGGTGCGCGTGGTGGGCAGCGGCGACACGGGGCGGCCGATCTCGGCCAACGTCGGCTCCGCCGCCTACCGCATCGTCCAGGAGGCGCTGACCAACGTCGTGCGCCACGCCGACGCCGCGTCCGTCACGGTGGAGGTGGCGCGTTGGGACGACGGTGTCCGGGTGCTCGTGAGCGACGACGGTGCCGCGGCGCCGACCGGGTTCTCCGTAGGCAACGGCATCACCGGTATGCGCGAGCGGGTCGCCGCGCTGGGCGGCCACGTTGCGGCGGGCCCGCACACGGACGGAGGATTCGCTGTGCGGGCCTGGCTGCCCGACCCCCTGGCCGCCGACGCCGCCGGAGGCGGACGCGGGTCCGCGGAACCGCCGCCCGAGGGCCGTGCGGACGGCGGAGAAACGGATGGCGGCGGCGCGGGCGGCGACGGACCTCCGCGTCGTGGGCGAAGGGAGCGGCGCGGGTGATCAGAGTCCTTCTCGCCGACGACCAGGCTCTGGTTCGAGCCGGTTTCCGCGCGCTGCTGGACAGCGCCCCCGACATCGAGGTGGTGGGCGAGGCCGCGGACGGCCGCGAGGCGGCGCGCCTGGCTTCGGTGGAGCGCCCGGACGTGGTGCTCATGGACATCCGGATGCCGGTGCTCGACGGCCTGGCCGCCACCGAGCGGATCCTGGCCGATCCCCGGCTGGAGTCGGTGCGCATCGTCATCCTGACGACCTTCGACCTGGACGAGTACATCTTCGAGGCGCTGCGCATGGGCGCCAGCGGGTTCCTGGTCAAGGACACCGACCCCGAAGACCTGCTGCAGGGCGTCCGCGTGGTGGCCGGGGGCGAAGCGCTGCTGTCCCCTACGGTGACGCGGCGGCTGATCGCCGACTACGCCAAGCGGCCGCGCCGCCCAGAGCCCTCGGCGCGGCTGGCGGAGCTGACCGACCGCGAGCGCGAGGTCCTCGCGCTGGTGGCCGCCGGCCTGTCCAACGAGGAGATCGCCGAACGGCTGGTCGTCAGCCCCGCGACCGCCAAGACCCACGTCAGCCGCACCATGGTGAAGCTGCAGGTACGCGACAGGGCCCAGTTGGTGGTCGTCGCCTACGAGAGCTCGCTGGTGGCGCCCGGGTGGGCCGACTAGCCAAGGTTTCTGTGGATCTGCGCCGCCGTCCCGCGCCCACCGGACCCGGTGCCTGCCGAAGGCGCGCCCGGCGGGCCTTTCGCAACCCCGCCTAGGGGCGTCCCCGAGACGGCTCGGGGACGCCCCTACGACGCGCGAGGTAGCCGCACGCCCGGTCCACCGCCCCGGGCGGTAGTCGAGAAGCCTTCCCGGAGGCGATGCCGCGCGTAGAGCCGCGCCGACATCCTCGAACCGGATCGCATCCCACCGACCGTCGAGGCGTCACCGACATGTTCGAAGACCCACTGCTGCTCGCCCGCGCGCAGTTCGCGCTGACCGCCAGTGTCCACTACCTCTTCGTGGCCCTGACCCTCGGGTTGGCCCCGTTCATCCTGTTCGGCCAACTCCGGGCGACCCTGCGCCGCGACGAGTCGCGCATGCGGGCGGTGCGGTTCTGGGGCGGGCTCTACCTCGTCAACTACGCCATGGGCGTGCTCTCCGGACTGGTGATGGAGCTGCAACTGGCGCTGAACTGGAGCGGGCTGAGCGACGTGTTCGGCTACGCCTTCGGCGCGCCGCTGGCCGTCGAGACGATGGGCGCGTTCTTCGTCGAGTCCACGTTCCTGGGCCTGTGGATCTTCGGCTGGGACCGGATGAGCCGCCGGGCGCACCTCGCGTGCTTCGCCGTGGTCACCCTGACCGCCTACCTATCGGCCTACTGGGTGCTGGTGGCCAACGGGTTCCTGCGCTACCCGGTGGGGCTGCGGATGGAGGACGGCACGGCGCGCATCAGCGATCCGGTGGCGCTGATGGCCAACCCGTCGACGCTGCTGGCACTCGGACACATCACCGTCAGCTCACTGCTTCTGGGGGCGACCGTGGTCGTCGCGGTCAGCGCCTACCACCTGGCCCGCCGCAGCGATGCCGACCGCATGTTCGGCCGGGGCATCCGCCAGGGAACGGCGGTACTGGCCGCTGCGCTCATCCCGACGATGCTGATCGGCGGACTCCAGTTCCCCGTGCACGATGGAGCACCCCCGGCGAGCGGGCTGACCTACAGCGCCGCCGAGATCGCGGCGATCGAGGAGCGGGCGCCCTCCGGAAACGTCTTCTGGGCGATCGGCGACACGCTGATGTTCGGCGGCTGGTTCCTGCTGGTGCTGCTCGGTCTGCTGCTGCTGGCCGCCTGGACCTTCCGCGGGCTGGACCGCTGGCGGTGGCTGCTGTGGCCGCTGACTATGGCGCCGTTCCTGCCCTACGGAGCGAGTGTGGGCGGCTGGCTCGTGCGGGAGACGCAGCGCCAGCCGTGGGCGGTGGAGGATCTGCTGACCACCGCCGATGCCATGACCGACATGACCCCCGGCATGGCGGTGCTGTCGTTCTCCCTGTTCACAGCCGCCTTCGCGGTTCTGGCGACCGTCACCTACCGCCTTCTGGTGCACTTCGCCCGGCTCGGGCCCGAGCGGGGGCCGCTGGCGCCCGCGGCGACGGGCGGACCGTCCGACGGCGACGCCGATGCGGACGTCGCCGTGCACACGTACTAGTCGGCCCGCCCGACCCCCCTCTTACCGCTCGAACGCACGAGCGCTGGAACGCTCGAAGGAGCCTGCCGTGGATATCGCCGCCGTCGTCCTCCTCGCCGGCCTGGTGGCCGGGTACCTGGTACTAGCCGGATGCGATATCGGGCTGGGCATGCTGATGCCCTACGTGGCGCGCACCGACGCCGAGAGGCGGCGGGCCGTGTCGGCGATGGCGCCCTACTTCCTGGGCAGCGAGGTGTGGCTGCTCGGCGCGATAGGCGTGACCATCGGGATGTTCCCCGCGGTGAAGTCCGCGGTGATCGCGGGGTTGTGGCCGGCGTTCGTGGCGCTGCTGGCCGGGTGGCTGTTCCGCGACGCCGGACTGTGGTTGCGCGGACGGATGCGCGGCCGCGCGGGGCGGGCCGTGTGCGACACCTGGATCGTCGCGGGTAGCTGGGTGCTGGCCCTGTCGTGGGGGTTCGCCGTCGGCGGGATGCTGGGCGAGGGGCGACTGCTGAGTCCGTTCGCGATCGCTTGCGCACTGACGTCCGCGGGGCTGTTCGCGCTGCGCGGCGCCGCGTTCGGCGCCGAGCGGCTGGTTCCACCGGGGCCGGGGGGCGACGGCGCGCCGCGGAGCCTGCCGCGGATCGCCAAGGCGAGCGCCGCGGTCGAGCCGGCACCGGCGGCGGCCGAGACACGGAACACCCTTGCCTCCGGCGGCGCGTCCGCAGGGAGCGCGGGAGTGGACGGCGTGCCGTCCGGCCGGCGGCGCGACAGCTCGACCGACCAGCGAGCCGCAGCCGTGCGCGAAACCGCGACGACGGTGGAATCGGCCGAGTCCGCCGACGCGGCCGCGCGGGTCACCCGCCCCGTGGCCCGGGCGGCGCTGCTGGCGGGGGTGCTGGCGGCGGTGGCGGCTCCGCTGCCGGGCGGCGCGGTGCCGGACCGTCCGCTGGCGGCCGCGGCAGCAGCGCTCGTACTTCTCGCCGCGCTCGCCGCGACGTCGGGCCTGTCGGGGCCGCGGCTGTCACGGCACACCTCGGCGCTGGGGCTGGGATCGGTGCCGCTGCTGATCGCGGCGTCGGTGAACCTGCCCATCGCCCCGATTCCCACCGGGACCGCCCTGCTGTTCTGGTCCGCCATACTCCCGGTTGTTCCGTTCATAGTGGTGGGACAGCTGTGGCTGTACCGGGTGCTCCGCCGTCCGGCGCCGACGTCGGGTTTCTTCGCTTGAGCCGTGCCGTGGCACGCCTGCGCCGCACCGGATTCGGACGGCCGGATGGTGCGCTCCTGGCTCCCCGGGGACAGGCCCGCGGATTGGTGATCTACGGGA is a window from the Streptomonospora litoralis genome containing:
- a CDS encoding spermidine synthase translates to MTAHGSGTGTRHPEVELMRDADRPDSWLLLVDGTPQSHVDLSDPAYLDFEYVQRIGHAVDLAAPSGERIRALHLGAGALTLARYIAATRPGSRQRAVDDNPRLIELVRESLPWDRRADLRVAVGDARTWLTERRAGSADVIVSDVFAGAQTPAALTSVEFFAEADRVLDAGGVCAANVGDGRRLRHVRAQAATLAAVFAHTVLIAAPGVLRGRRFGNFVLLGSQRPLPEDELTRRAHRDPDMARVLAGEVLERFVAGAAPVHDAAAKDSPAPPDDVFAR
- a CDS encoding cytochrome ubiquinol oxidase subunit I, which produces MFEDPLLLARAQFALTASVHYLFVALTLGLAPFILFGQLRATLRRDESRMRAVRFWGGLYLVNYAMGVLSGLVMELQLALNWSGLSDVFGYAFGAPLAVETMGAFFVESTFLGLWIFGWDRMSRRAHLACFAVVTLTAYLSAYWVLVANGFLRYPVGLRMEDGTARISDPVALMANPSTLLALGHITVSSLLLGATVVVAVSAYHLARRSDADRMFGRGIRQGTAVLAAALIPTMLIGGLQFPVHDGAPPASGLTYSAAEIAAIEERAPSGNVFWAIGDTLMFGGWFLLVLLGLLLLAAWTFRGLDRWRWLLWPLTMAPFLPYGASVGGWLVRETQRQPWAVEDLLTTADAMTDMTPGMAVLSFSLFTAAFAVLATVTYRLLVHFARLGPERGPLAPAATGGPSDGDADADVAVHTY
- a CDS encoding sensor histidine kinase, yielding MLSGIRPRRGDAIVAAATAVLVVCSTMVAQSWPGAPPAERPLLPWGLLLVTAAVAPLAWRSRYPVAVAVVCTLASTVYYPLGFPDGGIGLAGVIALFGVAADGYRWQAWGLGLAQFLVLHVWEAVVLGAPRLGPALVMLELVLVVLVTAEVVRRRREYRNLARERAVEAARTREEAVQRRASEERVQLAREVHDAVAHSISLINVQAGTALYLIDSEPERAAEALATIKRTSRDTLQELRATLNVLRSVDEQAPRSPAPGLDRIEELAEGTRGAGLEVRVVGSGDTGRPISANVGSAAYRIVQEALTNVVRHADAASVTVEVARWDDGVRVLVSDDGAAAPTGFSVGNGITGMRERVAALGGHVAAGPHTDGGFAVRAWLPDPLAADAAGGGRGSAEPPPEGRADGGETDGGGAGGDGPPRRGRRERRG
- a CDS encoding cytochrome d ubiquinol oxidase subunit II, with protein sequence MDIAAVVLLAGLVAGYLVLAGCDIGLGMLMPYVARTDAERRRAVSAMAPYFLGSEVWLLGAIGVTIGMFPAVKSAVIAGLWPAFVALLAGWLFRDAGLWLRGRMRGRAGRAVCDTWIVAGSWVLALSWGFAVGGMLGEGRLLSPFAIACALTSAGLFALRGAAFGAERLVPPGPGGDGAPRSLPRIAKASAAVEPAPAAAETRNTLASGGASAGSAGVDGVPSGRRRDSSTDQRAAAVRETATTVESAESADAAARVTRPVARAALLAGVLAAVAAPLPGGAVPDRPLAAAAAALVLLAALAATSGLSGPRLSRHTSALGLGSVPLLIAASVNLPIAPIPTGTALLFWSAILPVVPFIVVGQLWLYRVLRRPAPTSGFFA
- a CDS encoding response regulator; this translates as MIRVLLADDQALVRAGFRALLDSAPDIEVVGEAADGREAARLASVERPDVVLMDIRMPVLDGLAATERILADPRLESVRIVILTTFDLDEYIFEALRMGASGFLVKDTDPEDLLQGVRVVAGGEALLSPTVTRRLIADYAKRPRRPEPSARLAELTDREREVLALVAAGLSNEEIAERLVVSPATAKTHVSRTMVKLQVRDRAQLVVVAYESSLVAPGWAD
- a CDS encoding DMT family transporter, with amino-acid sequence MSDFLSDSCASSDSASSASHADVNRSPAPENRTAPSAESASFAAGRQGPRREHSAGTGRGFALLVTAGLLWGTSGIAGHGLQAAGVPVLGIACYRLLFAGVVIGGFLALSGRLARLPRSRPLMVRLLVNGVLHAVFQCCYFASLTLIPVGLATLVKIGSVPVFVAVGICLLSRRAPTARLAVSVLLAVAGMALLVGFPATDASGTELALGMAFALGAGLTFSVMTLVNRSPVPGLDPLANAGTGLLIGGVLLLPLGLAAGMAVPMAPGPLATLAYLGLVPTVLAYLAYFGGVSRSSDAGAAVGTLAEPLTAALLSMALLDEEMTPLGAAGAVLLTAAMATDYTAGVLDRLRKRRRRRGR